CTCTACCTTTGATTTCGAGACTTTCGAGACGCGTGCCTGTTATCAGTGGACAGAGAGTTGCAGCGTTATTCCGCACAACGGTTATTGACAGCTCCTGGAAAAAGTGGAGTCAAAATAATCCCCATGGATTCGCATCGCTGAAAAAATGCTTCTTCAATTTTAAGAGCTTAcacttttaataaatataaaagcgGAGCGTATTTGTGTGAAATACGCATAAATTTAAAGAGTTCTAAATTTGATATGTTCCGTATAGCATTCTCTTTGTTATATAGTGttgatttaatataaaatttgtattttttgctaagctgttaaatagttttttctGCCCAGTTGaacattatttttcatatatttattcaaCCATTTTCTCGAAGTGCAGCTACCGAAAAGTAGGATAAGTGAAACCCCAATGGTTTTTACTTTGTGTGCTTTCCGGGGGATATTGCTCAACAGAAGGCATTTTGGGGCAGCTCGGGTTACTGCCCATTTCCAGACCCGTCGCTTTCACCTCATCTCCCGGCATTTTGGTCTATTCAAAGGGCCGCCAAAAGCGTCGGGTTTTCCCTATCAATTTAACTCATTACTTCGCTTCGTTGCAGCAGTCGACTCAATTAAAACTCATTAAACCATTTACCATATTCATAAAATAACAATAAGGCGAAAAAAGCGCCACGCCGCCCAGTTGCATGATGGCCATTGGAAATGCATTCGAAAGCCGAACAaaaattatacatatacacCCAAGCCCCCCTAATGCATTTGTCATGAACCTGCCCGGGTCAGAAGACCCTCTTTGGCAGCTTCAAACACAAATCGACCGACGATCCAAGATATTCGACCTGCTCTCCATTGTGCACATGATGAGGCTGGCTGGAACCGGCGATGGCCAAGATTTCCAGACGGGGGGAGAGTCGAGAGACCTCAACCCCGTTGGCTGCAAGTACACGCTAATGGTCAACAACTACCAAAGCAATCGGGGGGCAAATATGGGGAGAAAGGGTTCGAAGAGGCGATATCTTCGGTTTGGGAATAATAAAGCTCGAAATTAGTTAACAATTAAGATAATAACAGTTTTTTATATGTCTTTCGAGATAATTCATTCTAGCATcctttaaatatatatctgaaaagtatgcaatgctCTTTTAAACTATTTCCAGGATATTTGGCTGTGTAGTATATGTAGTAATCTAGTTCTATAGAGCAGGTAATAATACGTAGTTCATATGCATTGAATATACCCTCTATATACCCTAGAAAAATGCAACAAGTATGCTAACTGCAACAAACTCTCGGGCGCACGCTGCCAACATTATAAAGAAATTGTAATAACAATAATGGCtcaataatttattgataAACCCCAAGAGTTGAAGTCGCCGTTTGAAATTGTAGGCAGGTCACCTTAATTCTATCCATGTATACAGATACTTATggccagatacagatatatttatatatatgtgtgtgcttGAGGACAACGGTacttgatttgatttttttggtAACTTCATTTCATGCGGAGAGCGCAGAGAACAGAGCGCGTAGTGGtaagacaaaaaaaaatcgtTTAGCCAAGAATCGTGACTCCCACATTTTAACCCTTAACCCCGGCCACGAGCGAATGAAGTTAACTTTATTTTTTGGGGCCCCGCAGTTCAAGCAACCGACACAAGCCAAAAGCTGGAGCGAAAGGGGGGATAAAGCCCAGTTTGGCTGATTTTTGGTGGCTTTCTTTGCctcttaaaaaaatataaacgaaaataaaacagTGGGTATGGATTTGTAtatcaacaacaataataaaatttattaccTTTAcccttttttgcttttgtttttgcaaaTTCTTGGTCTCAAAATGCCAATAAATCATATACATTTTCGTTTCGGTTTTGTTTTGCGGAAAGAGAGCTTTCTTATGTAAGCAGTTCGTCGTCTGGGGCACTTGCAATTTTGTGGCACGAGTCGGTGCATTGTGTTGCTGTAAGGATGCTGTTCGAAAAAgtctgaaatttgtttgtttttcgtattgaatttttatttgaaatacaACAAAGGTTTTTAAAAACAGTTCAAAGACCCATTTGTATTCAACAATTGCAGTTATATTTTACGACTTTTAATTACTTGAAAGTTTTAAAATTTCCATATTTGCAATGGTACTTTGGCTTTCGAATTTCACTTGTTCTGTACTTGACACTTTTTGTTCATGTCACTAAACTTTTTTTCTCAATCCCAACCCTTTCgtttaaacatttttgaaaagtcGGACAGATCAAAAGTATGCCTTGCAGCACTTGTTGCACACATGCCAAGGTGTAAATGAAAGTCAGGTTTACGCAATTTGCCTCTAGACCTTGTAGTGTTTTTCATCATTCTTTTGGGGGAATTCAGGGGACATCCCGTGGGCAGGGGATCGAGTATCGTCACGGGGTCTCTCATTTTTATGGGTAGCAGCGACATGCAAATTTTTGTAGGTAACATTTTTGAGCGTGTTCTAATTTACAAGCGAGTGGAACGGAAAGGAGCCAAATTCGAAGCCAATCACGTCAGCGTTTGCCAAAGAGAAGGAAGCTTGCAAAGAGGTGGCGAAAATGGGGGGCCAATCGAGGGGGGTTCGCACAGGTTACGTGCTTGTAAATTCAAATTTGGCTGCGTTGTTGGCCAGCCAGTTGTTTTCGTGGTTCATTGAGCCGTGTTCCGTGCATAAATTAATGAATATGAGAAGGAGCTGGCTCGCATCGGTTTCCTTTGGACCGCACACAATGTCCAACATGGtttattaattcaatttgtGCCTAAATTAACGTGTAAGTGGTTAATACTGAGTTACTGCACTTACCGAATAAAAGTAAGGGAGTATACATACGGAAAGATATTTAAACCTCCTATGTGTGCAAGTTTGAAATGCCCTTTGaaaggatttaaatttaaatttttgttgaaccattatatatttgtaatatttacctgtaaataataaaagtaTTTCCAAGAATTGTTCTTAGAAACGAATTTGTTTTGATGGCCGGAAGTTGTTTAGTtctgatttaatttaattagaatttgttattgttttattgatttaattgACAATGGATTCAATAAACTGCAGTACCTCCTGCAAGAGTATACTAAAATCAAGAGCAAGAGCAACAGGAGAATTTCCCTTTTGCCTGTTGCGTGTGCCACTGCCATCGTCTTGGCCATTTGGCATTTTAGTCGCGATTTTGGGTTTGGCTCTTGCTCCCGACATGCGTTTTCGATATGAGTATTTAGATTATTGCTATGGTGTGGCAATAAAATGCTCGGAAAACGATAGCCAGACACGGATTTCGATGCCTAAATGTGGAGCACACTTGGATTACGATTGCGTTTTTGATACACACAATTTTGCATCTGGTTTTTGAAAACGTGTGCGTGGATTCGTATCGAAATCAATCAAATGGAATATTGACAGGTCGCTGCCGATTAAGCCGTTGGTATTTTCCTACCTTATCGGCGAGCCCATGTGTCGCCATATCTTTATGCCCATCTGGCAGCAATTTTCGTGACGGAGTTAAGCACTCGCTTAACGCCCCCATAAGCCTTGACTAATTGGCAAGGAAATCGCTTTCCCGATAAATGTTATAACTTATAAGAGCCTTCAAATGGCTGTCCATAGcgttttagtttttgtttctggcCACGCAATCGCTGAAATTGTgacaaatttaaaaacattttccaatATTATTTATCGCGTGGCGTACGCATGTTGAATGCGCAATTCACGCAGCCAACTTGCTGTTTACTAAGTTTTTGTGGGGATTTGTTCAAAATCAAATGCGAAAATCGACAACAAGCATTTTGTCTAGCCTGCCATGTTCGATTTGGCCTCAACTTACAGTTTTTTGGGGCGGCAATGTTCGTGGGGATTCGAGATGGAAAGTGGGAGTTGCGGTTTCGGTCAATGGCAATAAGAAAAGGCGTATGAAAATAAAACCGATCAAATATGATTAACTTGGTTAATTTCAAGTTGTAAAGAATTGGGTTTCTAGTCAACCATTGAAATGATTTATAATATTCTACACCTAGAAATTTGTGAAAAAAGGTATTTTAAAAAGTTATCTCAACGCGGCTAGTTTCCGAAAGTCCACTAGTATCTTTTGGGACGATTGACAATTCTTCATGCTGGTATATCTCACATTTTGGCAGTTCCAACCATTAGCCGCTATCACTACGGACAGTCATGACTGGGCCATTAGACCATTAGCCACTTCTTTGGGCAACCCTGACATCTGCCAAGCCCCTGCGAAGTCAGTCTAGTTTAGCATTTGATTCATGGGGGACCACCGCCCGCGCCAGTCCAATCAGCAAATCATTAacaactaattaaattatataaaagaGCCATTAATTAAGCCTTAAACTCAAGGCGGCCGAGAATAGATTTGCCAGCGTTTCCCTTTCACTTTACAaggaaacagaaacagaatcCGATCAACAAGCGGAGAACAAATAATGACAAGAACTTTGCGCTAAACTTTTGCACTTTGACACCCAACTGTGAACTCGGCCCACTCCCAATCTCAGTAAGCATTTTTTTGAGGCACGCTTTGTGCGGCGGCagttgtaaatatttaataactaCATTAATAACAGCAATgacaacggcagcaacagtaataacaacaataataacacgCGCTGCAATTTACCAGAGCTGCTATAAAAAACTACCGTTTTTGGCCACGTTTGCTCAACTCAAGCTCGGGCTTAAAACTCCAACTCAGACTCGGCCACATGGAATGAATGAATGTCATTAATTTGACAACagaaaccgttaaatcagcaATTCAATCACCTGGCCAGAAGCCGACTTGCACACCGAGAAAAAATCAGGAAGTCCTCATCAATATTGTGTcacattaattaatttgaaaataatgtTTCAGAAATGTGTGGCCCTGCTCAAATATGCATACCCTGTAAAGTCGTTTGTTTAGTGTGACCTTGATAAATCAGAACTGTTCTTTATGTCGTCTAATagaaatttggaaattttataaaatataattttaaattcaattaaattgtattatggatataaatatttttcctcCTGCACTAATTGGTGAGACAAAGAAACGGTTCTTGCATTCGTTTCTCTCGCGGgaatctctctctctctgttcCTCAAACTCCTTTTATTTCGAGACGGCGTGAGTCTTAAATTACCAACCTTGCCACAATTTCAATGCGCATTCGCATTCGAATTTGTTTGCGGTAATTGGCCTCTGAGCTTGTCATTCAGCGGCTAAAAAGGGGGTGGTGAAACGGGTCGGTGGGTGGCTTACTGGGGGTCGGGGGTCCAGCTGTTGGTGGTGGCTACTGAAACCGGCGCACCCATCAGCGATCTGCACAAATCCAATAGCCTAAGCGGACCTGTGTACAGTGACTTTGGGGTGGCattaaatgcattaaataaaataattacttCTTGCCTTGCAGTTAATTGCTCAACAGAATATTTAGCGTTCACATTTCGCTAATGATGTACTAATGCTCCGAAATATTTATGGAAGTCTAAAATTTTTACTATTCGGTTAATAAAGTTTATGAACCGGCACAAAACTTAATGTGAACATTAAAAGAAGCCTTTGCCTTACCTTCACACGGAAAATCGATTAAGAAATGGTTGAGTTTGAACGTTGTTGTAAactagttgttgttgttgaccACAGGGTTTTTATggatttttattaatttttgtttgctaAAAGCAGAATAATTTTCCTTAAAACGGACCagaatttaataattattttaacttgacaaatttttttaataactaatCTTGCAAATGGGCTAGTCCCAGGATGGTTCCGGAATCTTTATTCAAATTGTTGGAGTGCTCGTGTTAATGTTTCCGGAATAGGGTCTCCTTGCCTTGGTATTTTAACCACTGTGCGAGGGAGTTCGCCTTTTGCCTTTCAACTTTTGTGGCGGCTACAGGTGTCTCTGTGCTCCAGTCTCCGATCTCCAAACTCCGGTCTCCGGGTTGGCGTTCTCCTCGATTCTCCCCCGTGTCAATGGCAGTTCAATGTGCCTGGTTGATTGTTGTTTGTGCCGTTGTCGTTGTTGCCGGTCTGGCAACAGTTGTCGCACATGCAAATCGTGACTGTTGTCCATCACAGTTCTCCAGTTCGCCGGAGTTTCAGAGCCTTGCAGTTGCCAAACttgccagtcagtcagtcagtcagatTGTCAGTCATTGGCTCGGTAATTTTTTGTCTCTGCTCTGTTGATTTTTTGGTAGTTGCACATGCGAAACGAGTGATTTGTTTAAGACGTTTTGATTGATTATTGGTGCGCATGGGCCAAAGTGACGACAGAAATGCCGAAATCTTTGCACAGCgaattttacaaatattttctttatgaTGTTTAATGTGTAAATATATTCAGTTATGGATGCttgttaaaaattaaatatattttttgttaaggacttttatattttcttatgCTCTggttaatattttaatttatttccaATGATTTAGAGTTCATGCACAACTTACGGATCATGAATATGGGATGAGTAATAACTATCGGAAACTGATCTGTTTTCTTTGTGTGTTGCCACAGCTTTGTTATGGCCCAGTCATGCGCAAAAAAGAGCCgcttttattaattattctGACCCACAAATCGTACGAATCTGAGTATCGGAAATCTGAGaacagaaaccgaaaccaGAAACGCGAACAGAATCgctgtgtttgagttttatttttGAGCTCGGCGCGCGTTTGTTGTCAGTTTTGGTTTGAAATATTTACCACCTGTGATGAATAACGTTACATTTGCGCTGATTGTTTTTTATCCGTGATTTATCGAGAAGTTCGAGTACCACCAGCACCTCCATCGATGGCCATGCCCACATATTGCTGATTACTCAGGTGTCTGGGGTGCGtgtttttctgatttttcgGATCTGCTCCTTCTCGAGACCAGTGTACcgttaattaatttgcaaGTCTCCGCCTCGGCGGagtctttgttgttgcctgtTTTAGTTTCGTTATGTGTATGATTTAACCGGAATTTGTAGTGCAAAGTGCACACCGGGTGGCATTCGTCACGCGCTTGGACCTGTGGAAATGAGTTTATGCGGGACTCAAAAATCAaatgctttttattatttaaggaattttaaaatatttttttattttccaaaatatcttatattatttaataatagcTTTTAATTAAGTGTCATGTagttcattttttttatactttttattACTAAAAGGGCAACTAATGCTTGGCTTTCTTGTCTCAAACAGTATGATCattttttgggcttgctgGCCAATCTATACTTTGATATATTGGGAGTTACACCGTTGGAGATATTCGGGGTGATCATTGTGGCTCTTGAGGGTGGCGGTGCACTTGGAATGTGGGAGGGGGCTGGAGAGGGCAAGTTAGGTTGACCCTCGGTTTCGTTCCTTTGCTTGGGCCTATTCGGCTTGGGTGATTGGAACTTCTGCTTCGGCGACTTCCGTTTGACACCCGAACTTGCGCGATTTGACATATTCTTGGCTCCTTGGACCAAGGAGTTCTTCACCATGGACGCAGTTGGGACTGCTGACAATGGTGATGGCAAAGTGGTCGAGGTGATGCCGTGGGCACTGATCGAACGGCTCAGGGCCTCCGCCTCCTGGTTGGCCTCCTCTTGTTCATCCCGGATCAAAGTGTTAATCCGCTCTCGCTGCAAGCGCTCCTGCGTTATGCGATTTTGCTGGGTCGACCGGATGTGTTCAAACTCCTGCCAAAAGTTGAAACTGATTTCTGCCGAGTTGCGGGTGATTTCGCTCCTCAGCTCCTGGGCCAATCCCCTATCTCTGGGAATTTCTTCCCTTGTAATGCTTTGGGACATTGTGAGAGCCTTGTATTGTCAGAATTTGGAATGAAAATTGGCTTGTGCTTTGATGTGAGTGAAATATACTGGCTAAAAAGATTCATAAGTTTAGGttagaaaaatatattaattattatagcAATGCTGATATTATTCTATTGGTAAAAAATCTTTCATTTTTGTGGCTTTCTTTTGAAGTCGAGAGAACTGggtttgatttattttgaaaatattacaTTCTAATATTACAATAGCAGAGGGAGATATGTCTTAATAGCTCTTATGGAGCTCAGCGTTCATCCGGGCTGCCCAGCACCACACTCACTTGTCTGCAGGTTGAAATGCCGTTTtggacaaacaaacaaaacacgGCACTCGAACATGACGTTCGTTGTCGGGAGGAGATTTTGATCGATGTGCGTTTTCTAATTGCTGCCAACTTTCTTCATAATTGTGGCAAGAAAAATGAGGCCCGTATCGAAATGGCATGAAAAGCACAACGAAAATACCGCGAGGTGGGGGAGAAATTGTCAGCATGTATAGAATACTTGTGGCTTATGGCTTCTCCCGCAGCTCCCCCGGCTTCCTCGATCAATCATGTGGAAGATAGAAGCCCCCGAAAACTTGGCCCAATTGTTAAGGCAAACAATAAGGCGATATGATCGCCTTGGCCAACTCCATTTAGCCCACAATGAAGCAAAATTGCAGGCTTTCGGGGATTgtatttttacaattttttttttttcgatttttgggCGTAGGATATCGGTGATCTTTTTGGAACCCTGCTGTGCACTTGTTGATGCCAAGAGTTCAATGCGCGGCTACCAGCGCACAATTTATTCCTTATGGCTTTTGTTTCTGCAGAAGTGAAAACAATAGATTGTCATCGGCGGGAAAGGGACGCAGCGGTCTTTAGTACTTTGCATATTTCCAGGCCGTGCTCATATCGCACTCTAATTGGGTGAAAGTGCCCTCCTCGGCTTAGAAAGTGTGACAGTCGGTGCTAtcccatcatcatcagctgGCCAAGTCGAAGTCTTCGCTCAGAGCCTGTCAAATCAATATCTATGGCTATAGCTTATACCTGTGGCTGCGGCTATATAACATACATCACCCGCATATATAGGCATCGCCAGCAATCAGGCGGACAACAAAAGCCGGGGCCGGCTCAGAAATATTCCCAGGCCAGGAAAACTAGAACTCAAAATCATACATCACAAGCAATTACCGGCTAAAATGCGCCAGAGTAAGCCCCCTACGACCGATAGTTGCAGCAACTTGCCAGCAAGCCTGCGACTAACCTTGGTCGCTAGTTAAAGCCCGCAAAAAAATCGAATAGTGGGCAGCTATTATTACTGTTGTAAATACCCTTAAAGTTGGGAGTCTATGTTGGCTACTACGTAAATATGGTCAACAGATCAATACAAGAGTGTACATTGATCACgctatattttatataatttataataaataaaagtttattttattgaaaGGCAATGTAATAAGTTCAAACGTTTTAAATCGATTTGAAAgtattaaaaaatttataatttgtattctctattattattatatttatttgcatttaaatgagTTTTAATAGTTTTAGTTTTGATTAATTAAGTTATAAACGAAGGATCTATGATAATctctaaaataaaataaacaaaaaaaaattcttaaaAATGTCTTAACAAAATCTTGTAGAGCATTTCCAATGCTATACCCAAAAGTTAGGGTTCAGCTTATTCCCCTCGCCCTTCCCTCGGTTTGGCCCCTCGCTGTTGTTGTGTATGCTGGGCATGCATCATCATACCATCATCCCATTATCACATACCACAGGCCGATCCAAGGCAAGTCGGTCCAGGTGAGTCCAGAGCAGGCCACGAGGATTGGATTGGGCTCCTCCTTGGCTTTGACCGACTGAGGCGGCACTTGAATGCCTGGCATGAAATAAATCGCGTGTTTATTGTGCCAGCGGCGATGGCAGCGCTCTCGACGATCGCCTCAATGTTGCACATGGAAAATTGAACGCAATAGAATGCCACTAATCGATCCGGCCGAAGAACTGGATGCTGTGGATAGTGGATGTTGTGGATGCCCCCAGCTTCAGGCAgctaaaaacagaaaaaatgaaatgtttcaAGTTCAAATGCAAGGTGCGGACTGAAGGCAGTTGAAGTGAAGTGAAGGAGTGCCAATGGAGCGGCTGGCGCAAGCAATCTCGAAATAATCTAAACGATTTGGCGAAAATCACGTCGAGCATCGTCGGCATCGGCATCCACCTGTTACGTCGAGCTCATTTTTAATGCCCCCAAAACGAAGGAGTTTGCTTTTCCAGCCAGTAAGGAGGCAAACGGCCGGCCGGCATCGAGAGCAAATTGCAAAAGCCAAATTCAACGAATGCCGGCGCACAGTTTGGCATAATAATGAAGGCGCAATCAACTGGCCAGGGGCTGGTATtctactgctgccgctgatCCTCCAGAGTAAGCAAAACGACTCCTTACACAAGGAGAAAATTGGGCCACGGATTGTTAGAAGTATGCGGgctatttcaaatatttcttaTATTGATGGGAACTCTTTTAATAACCACCGAAAATGCAAAGACTCTTGTTAATGGAAAATGTTTGGTGTGTGGCGGCAGGtgattgttgctgttgtatATGTGGCCAAAGAGTCTTCCAATCTTTAAAATGCCAAAGACTATGGCAATGAACTTGATTGGAAATAAttgcaataaataatttaataatatacattataatttaaaataaataaagatcaattatatatttatttagttgaCTAACTTTTCCCTAGTGTAGACGGGAACGTTTCAGGTGAGGGTGCATTGCACAGATTAAACATTATTTCTGTTTTCTTCATTTTGGGTTTATCTACCAATACAATGCATAATTTCTTGCTGCTGGCCGGGACTTGGGATACCAGGTCTTTGGTTTTGCCTCGTTGTGGTGTTATTCTAAACGGCTTTTAGACAAAAGCATCAGCCGGGTTGCCCAAGTTCACCTCACGGTGCCAATCAATCAATCACGGCCAAGAAGCCTAGTCATCTGAGCATCTGCC
This genomic stretch from Drosophila mauritiana strain mau12 chromosome 2L, ASM438214v1, whole genome shotgun sequence harbors:
- the LOC117147184 gene encoding uncharacterized protein LOC117147184, whose product is MSQSITREEIPRDRGLAQELRSEITRNSAEISFNFWQEFEHIRSTQQNRITQERLQRERINTLIRDEQEEANQEAEALSRSISAHGITSTTLPSPLSAVPTASMVKNSLVQGAKNMSNRASSGVKRKSPKQKFQSPKPNRPKQRNETEGQPNLPSPAPSHIPSAPPPSRATMITPNISNGVTPNISKYRLASKPKK